In one Nicotiana sylvestris chromosome 8, ASM39365v2, whole genome shotgun sequence genomic region, the following are encoded:
- the LOC104232293 gene encoding phosphoenolpyruvate carboxylase — translation MATRNLEKLASIDAQLRALVPGKVSEDDKLVEYDALLLDRFLDILQDLHGEDLKETVQECYELSAEYEGKHDPKKLEELGNVLTSLDPGDSIVIAKAFSHMLNLANLAEEVQIAYRRRQKLKRGDFADENNATTESDIEETFKKLVGDLKKSPQEVFDALKNQTVDLVLTAHPTQSVRRSLLQKHGRIRDCLAQLYTKDITPDDKQELDEALQREIQAAFRTDEIRRTAPTPQDEMRAGMSYFHETIWKGVPKFLRRVDTALKNIGINERLPYNAPLIQFSSWMGGDRDGNPRVTPEVTRDVCLLARMMAANLYYSQIEELMFELSMWRCNDDLRVRAAELYRSSRRDTKHYIEFWKTIPPSEPYRVILGDVRDKLYQTRERTRQMLAHGISDIPEDATYNNVEQFLEPLELCYRSLCECGDRPIADGSLLDFLRQVSTFGLSFVRLDIRQESDRHTDVLDAITQHLEIGSYREWSEERRQEWLLSELSGKRPLFGPDLPRTEEIADVLDTLHVIAELPSDCFGAYIISMATAPSDVLAVELLQRECHVKQPLRVVPLFEKLDDLESAPAAVARLFSIEWYRNRINGKQEVMVGYSDSGKDAGRFSAAWQLYKAQEELIKVAKEHGVKLTMFHGRGGTVGRGGGPTHLAILSQPPDTIQGSLRVTVQGEVIEQSFGEEHLCFRTLQRFTAATLEHGMHPPVSPKPEWRALMDEIAVIATEKYRSIVFKEPRFVEYFRLATPELEYGRMNIGSRPSKRKPSGGIESLRAIPWIFAWTQTRFHLPVWLGFGAAFKYAIEKDIKNLRMFHEMYNEWPFFRVTIDLVEMVFAKGNPGIAALYDKLLVSEDLLPFGELLRSNYEETRSLLLQIAGHKDLLEGDPYLKQRLRLRDSYITTLNLLQAYTLKRIRDPNYHVTLRPHISKDYMESKSAAELVQLNPTSEYAPGLEDTLILTMKGIAAGLQNTG, via the exons ATGGCGACACGGAATTTGGAGAAATTGGCATCAATTGATGCACAGTTAAGGGCATTGGTTCCTGGCAAAGTTTCTGAGGATGATAAGTTGGTTGAGTATGATGCTTTGCTTTTGGATCGGTTTCTTGATATTCTTCAGGATTTACATGGGGAAGATCTTAAGGAAACG GTCCAAGAATGTTATGAACTTTCTGCGGAATACGAAGGCAAGCACGATCCAAAGAAACTGGAGGAGCTTGGAAATGTGTTGACAAGTTTGGATCCAGGGGATTCCATTGTCATTGCTAAAGCTTTCTCTCACATGCTTAATTTGGCCAACTTGGCCGAGGAGGTGCAGATCGCCTACCGTCGACGACAAAAGTTGAAAAGGGGGGACTTTGCTGATGAGAACAATGCAACAACTGAATCAGATATTGAAGAAACTTTCAAGAAACTTGTAGGGGATTTGAAAAAGTCTCCTCAAGAAGTTTTCGATGCTCTGAAAAATCAGACTGTGGATTTAGTCTTAACTGCTCATCCTACTCAATCTGTCCGAAGATCTTTGCTTCAAAAGCACGGAAG GATCCGAGATTGCTTGGCTCAGTTGTATACTAAAGACATTACACCCGATGATAAACAAGAGCTTGATGAGGCTTTACAGAGGGAG ATTCAAGCTGCTTTCCGCACTGATGAGATTCGGAGGACTGCTCCAACTCCACAAGATGAAATGAGAGCTGGAATGAGCTACTTTCATGAAACTATTTGGAAGGGTGTTCCAAAGTTCCTTCGCCGTGTTGACACAGCTCTAAAAAACATAGGGATCAATGAACGACTTCCTTACAATGCTCCTCTTATTCAATTCTCCTCTTGGATGGGTGGTGATCGAGATG GCAATCCAAGAGTGACTCCTGAGGTCACAAGAGATGTCTGCTTACTAGCAAGAATGATGGCAGCGAATTTGTACTATTCGCAAATAGAGGAACTCATGTTTGAG TTATCTATGTGGCGTTGCAATGATGACCTTCGTGTTCGAGCAGCTGAACTTTACAGGTCCTCAAGGAGGGACACCAAGCACTACATAG AATTTTGGAAAACAATTCCACCAAGTGAACCTTACCGTGTAATTCTTGGCGATGTAAGAGATAAGCTGTATCAGACACGTGAGCGTACTCGCCAAATGTTAGCTCATGGAATCTCTGATATTCCTGAGGATGCAACTTATAATAATGTTGAGCAG TTCTTGGAACCTCTTGAACTCTGCTACAGATCTCTTTGTGAATGTGGTGATCGCCCCATTGCCGATGGAAGCCTTCTGGATTTTCTTAGACAAGTTTCTACCTTCGGACTCTCATTTGTGAGACTTGACATAAGACAAGAGTCAGACCGCCACACTGACGTCCTTGATGCCATTACCCAGCACTTGGAAATCGGTTCATATCGAGAGTGGTCTGAAGAACGTAGACAGGAGTGGCTTCTTTCTGAACTCAGTGGCAAGAGACCTTTATTTGGACCTGATCTTCCAAGAACCGAAGAAATTGCTGACGTTTTGGATACGCTCCATGTCATAGCAGAACTTCCATCTGACTGCTTCGGGGCATATATCATCTCAATGGCCACTGCACCCTCTGACGTGCTTGCAGTTGAGCTCCTACAGCGTGAATGCCATGTGAAGCAACCTTTACGAGTGGTTCCACTTTTCGAAAAATTGGATGATCTGGAGTCTGCTCCTGCTGCTGTTGCGCGTCTGTTCTCAATCGAGTGGTACAGAAACCGGATCAATGGCAAACAAGAGGTCATGGTTGGGTATTCAGACTCTGGCAAGGATGCTGGTCGGTTTTCAGCAGCGTGGCAGCTATATAAGGCTCAAGAGGAGCTTATAAAAGTTGCCAAAGAACATGGTGTGAAGCTAACTATGTTCCACGGTAGAGGTGGTACAGTAGGAAGAGGAGGTGGGCCCACCCATCTTGCTATATTGTCTCAGCCACCAGATACAATTCAGGGATCTCTCCGTGTCACAGTTCAGGGTGAAGTTATCGAGCAATCGTTTGGGGAGGAACACTTGTGTTTTAGGACTCTCCAACGTTTCACTGCTGCTACCCTTGAACATGGGATGCATCCACCCGTCTCTCCAAAACCTGAATGGCGTGCACTTATGGATGAAATCGCGGTTATTGCTACAGAGAAGTATAGGTCAATAGTATTCAAAGAACCTCGATTTGTTGAGTACTTCCGCTTGGCCACACCTGAGCTAGAGTATGGTCGAATGAACATTGGGAGCCGTCCATCAAAGCGTAAACCTAGTGGAGGAATAGAATCACTCAGAGCTATTCCATGGATCTTTGCCTGGACGCAAACTAGGTTTCATCTCCCCGTCTGGCTTGGCTTTGGAGCGGCATTTAAGTATGCCATTGAGAAGGATATAAAAAACCTTCGCATGTTTCACGAAATGTACAATGAATGGCCATTCTTTAGAGTCACTATTGACTTGGTTGAGATGGTGTTCGCCAAGGGAAACCCAGGTATTGCAGCTTTGTATGACAAGCTTCTCGTTTCAGAAGATTTGTTGCCTTTCGGTGAGCTTTTGAGGTCCAACTACGAGGAGACAAGGAGCCTCCTTCTCCAG ATTGCTGGACACAAGGATCTTCTGGAGGGAGACCCCTACTTGAAACAACGACTCAGGCTGCGTGATTCCTACATCACAACCTTAAACTTGTTGCAAGCCTACACACTCAAGCGTATACGTGATCCTAACTACCATGTCACGCTAAGGCCTCATATTTCCAAGGATTACATGGAATCAAAGTCAGCTGCTGAACTTGTGCAGCTGAACCCGACAAGTGAATATGCCCCCGGCTTAGAGGACACACTCATCTTGACGATGAAGGGTATTGCTGCTGGACTGCAGAATACCGGTTAA
- the LOC104232292 gene encoding AAA-ATPase At3g50940-like → MARELDMANVKAVVSTVASVAATAMLVRTIANDFIPKEFRSYIFDSFHDIFRRFSSQFTILIHEFQGPSPNLVFEAVEVYLGTIVNSSTKSIRLGKTENDKNLVVTMDKDEEIIDVFENIKVTWRMECRRIESGSQNDEIRDMIAALSSELRCYELSFHKKHKELVLKTYLPYIMERSKAAKEESRVIKLYSNFRNWGSDGMNLEHPMTFDTLAMDEEIKNALIDDLACFGKGKDYYNRIGKPWKRGYLLYGPPGTGKSSLIAAMANHLNYDIYDLDLTEVRSNSNLRSLLLGMSSRSILVIEDIDCSIKLENREKEEEKENKHNRVTLSGILNFLDGIWSCCGEERIIVVTTNHIDKLDAALLRPGRMDMHIHMSYCKLSAFKQLVFNYLRIQEHELFDQIGQLLEAVEVTPAEVAGELLKSKNPNISLQNLIEFLQNKIAENKMKIEMDLTMQNEKPEEEPKDTTNPESTLDSSEKLTAAETKLAY, encoded by the exons atggcTCGTGAATTAGATATGGCTAATGTTAAAGCTGTTGTCTCTACTGTTGCCTCTGTTGCTGCTACAGCAATGCTAGTTCGTACCATAGCAAATGATTTCATTCCAAAAGAATTCCGAAGCTACATTTTCGACAGTTTCCACGACATTTTTCGTCGTTTTTCTTCTCAATTCACCATTCTTATCCATGAATTTCAAGGACCATCCCCGAACCTGGTGTTCGAGGCAGTAGAAGTTTATTTAGGAACCATAGTGAACTCTTCAACTAAGAGTATTCGATTAGGAAAGACGGAGAATGACAAGAATCTTGTCGTTACAATGGATAAAGACGAAGAGATCATCGATGTTTTTGAGAATATTAAGGTAACATGGAGAATGGAGTGTAGGCGAATCGAGTCAGGGAGCCAGAATGACGAGATAAGAGATATGATTGCTGCATTAAGTAGTGAACTTAGATGTTATGAGTTGAGTTTTCACAAGAAACATAAGGAACTGGTATTGAAGACGTACCTGCCTTACATTATGGAGCGATCAAAGGCCGCGAAAGAAGAATCCAGGGTTATAAAATTGTATTCGAATTTCAGAAACTGGGGTTCTGATGGTATGAATCTTGAACATCCTATGACATTTGATACTCTGGCCATGGACGAAGAGATCAAGAACGCGTTAATTGATGATTTGGCTTGTTTTGGTAAGGGGAAAGATTACTACAATCGGATTGGGAAACCTTGGAAACGAGGTTATTTGTTATATGGTCCTCCTGGAACTGGTAAATCGAGTTTGATTGCTGCTATGGCCAATCATTTGAACTATGATATCTATGATTTGGATCTTACTGAAGTTCGTAGCAATTCAAATCTACGATCGTTGTTACTTGGCATGTCGAGCCGTTCAATTCTTGTGATCGAGGACATTGACTGCAGTATCAAGCTAGAAAACagagaaaaagaggaagaaaaggaaaataagcaCAACAGG GTGACACTGTCGGGAATACTTAATTTTCTTGATGGGATTTGGTCGTGTTGTGGAGAGGAACGGATAATCGTTGTCACGACCAACCACATAGATAAACTGGACGCAGCACTGCTGCGTCCAGGTAGAATGGATATGCACATTCACATGTCATATTGCAAGTTATCCGCGTTCAAGCAACTGGTTTTCAATTACTTGAGAATTCAAGAACATGAATTGTTTGATCAGATTGGACAACTCTTAGAAGCAGTGGAAGTTACTCCTGCAGAAGTTGCAGGAGAACTGTTAAAGAGCAAGAATCCAAATATATCTCTTCAAAATCTTATTGAATTTCTTCAAAacaaaattgcagaaaataagaTGAAAATTGAGATGGATTTGACAATGCAGAATGAGAAACCAGAGGAAGAACCAAAGGATACAACAAATCCTGAATCTACACTTGACTCTTCTGAGAAGCTCACGGCCGCAGAGACGAAGCTAGCCTATTAG
- the LOC138874481 gene encoding uncharacterized protein: protein MEVGQVKATLEGKVMPDIMLFPARMEAIASDSVIIGVSRDSLSSHVYMSTPVGDSIVVGRVYRSCLVILGSFETKADLLLLGMVDFDITLGMDWVSPYHTILDYHAKIVTLAMPGLPRIEWRGALDYVPSRVIPFLNAHRMVEKGCNAYLAFIRDVSVDTPTMESVLVVRDYLDVFLVDLMGMPPDKDVDFGIDLLPVTHPISIPPYRMAPTELKELNEQLQ from the exons ATGGAGGTCGGGCAGGTAAAGGCCACCCTAGAGGGGAAGGTCATGCCAGATATTATGCTCTTTCCTGCTAGGATGGAAGCAATTGCATCCGACTCagtcatcatag GTGTAtcccgtgattctttgagttctcatgTCTATATGTCCACACccgtgggagattctattgttgttggCCGTGTATATCGATCGTGTTTAGTTATTCTCGGTAGTTTTGAGACAAAagctgatttattgttgctcggtatggtagattttgatattactTTGGGCATGGACTGGGTGTCTCCCTATCATACTATTCTCGATTATCATGCTAAGattgtgacgctggctatgccagggtTACCACGGATAGAGTGGAGAGGTGCTttagattatgttcctagcagggtTATCCCATTTCTAAATGCTCATcgcatggttgagaaggggtgtaatGCTTATCTAGCCTTCATAAGGGATGTCAGTGTTGATACTCCTACCATGGAGTCAGTTTTGGTAGTGAGGGATTATCTAGATGTATTTCTGGTGGATCTTATGGGCATGCCGCCTGACAAAGATgtcgattttggcattgatttgttaccagtcactcatcccatttctattccaccctATCGTATGGCCCCAACAGAGCTGAAAGAATTAAATGAGCAGTTGCAATAA